The following proteins are encoded in a genomic region of Hoeflea phototrophica DFL-43:
- the mnmD gene encoding tRNA (5-methylaminomethyl-2-thiouridine)(34)-methyltransferase MnmD: MTTPFQSKSEDQTRQDKLTWREGDMPYSEEFGDFYYSQADGRAESRHVFLAGNGLPERFVPASLFTIGELGFGTGLNFLETWEAWDAAAAEGAELVFHTFELNLLEPAAMERALSAWPDLTERTNRLVSAWPTHPEGDVELVFCEGAKTVRLHVHHGLAREVMPDMRFKADAWYLDGFAPSRNPEMWSADLLAIVAEKTVDGGTFATYSAAGWVRRNLQAAGFEVEKRPGHSGKRDMSVGRLIG, translated from the coding sequence ATGACCACCCCTTTCCAATCCAAAAGCGAAGACCAAACCCGTCAGGACAAACTCACCTGGCGCGAAGGCGATATGCCTTATTCGGAGGAATTTGGCGACTTCTATTATTCACAGGCCGATGGCCGGGCTGAATCGAGACATGTGTTTCTGGCTGGAAACGGTCTGCCGGAACGGTTCGTTCCGGCCTCGCTTTTCACCATCGGGGAACTCGGTTTTGGCACCGGGCTGAACTTTCTCGAAACCTGGGAAGCTTGGGACGCGGCAGCCGCTGAGGGCGCCGAACTGGTGTTTCACACTTTTGAGCTCAACCTGCTTGAACCCGCGGCGATGGAACGCGCCCTGTCCGCATGGCCCGATTTGACGGAACGCACAAACAGGCTCGTGAGCGCCTGGCCCACGCACCCCGAGGGCGACGTTGAGCTTGTGTTTTGTGAAGGTGCAAAGACCGTGCGGCTGCATGTGCATCATGGCCTTGCCCGCGAGGTGATGCCGGATATGAGGTTTAAGGCTGACGCCTGGTATCTCGATGGCTTCGCGCCGTCACGAAACCCCGAGATGTGGTCAGCGGACCTGCTTGCGATTGTCGCGGAGAAAACGGTGGATGGCGGGACTTTCGCCACCTACTCCGCAGCCGGCTGGGTCCGCCGCAACCTTCAGGCGGCTGGCTTTGAAGTCGAGAAACGCCCCGGCCATTCGGGCAAGCGCGACATGAGTGTCGGCAGGCTTATCGGATAA
- a CDS encoding NAD(P)/FAD-dependent oxidoreductase: protein MVVADNGLDGSGQPSSDLVVVGAGIAGLWLALKAARVGLSVTLIERDQIGNGASGGFLGALMPHSPERWNGKKDFQFRALVDLEDEVARLESETGLPCGYRRVGRLLPLQSARAREAALENVANAHTNWGARFSFDVANTPDKHDWPSILWAPHGIVHETLSARLSPPALIAALAARLAALPNVTICQELALTGIDHERRLARLSDGSKLPFGHIALANGVDAFGFVAQAHGVPGLELGGAVKGQAALLDAGAPPDLPLVYHDGVYVLVHQNGLVAIGSTSEREFEQATETDEQLNELIKRARKLCPLIKDAPVVGRWANVRPRAAGRDPMLGPVPAAPHVLAMAGGFKISFGIAHRMADCLIARVTDTKGPDVPVSFAVESHAAKAAQAQARP from the coding sequence ATGGTGGTTGCCGATAACGGCCTGGATGGCAGTGGTCAACCATCGTCGGACCTTGTGGTCGTCGGTGCGGGTATCGCAGGACTGTGGCTGGCGCTCAAAGCTGCACGTGTCGGGCTGTCGGTGACACTGATCGAACGTGACCAGATCGGCAATGGCGCCAGCGGCGGTTTTCTCGGCGCCTTGATGCCGCACAGCCCCGAGCGTTGGAATGGCAAGAAGGACTTCCAGTTCCGTGCGCTGGTTGATCTTGAAGACGAAGTAGCGCGCCTTGAAAGCGAAACCGGACTGCCCTGCGGTTACCGGCGCGTGGGCCGGTTGCTGCCTTTGCAAAGCGCAAGGGCACGAGAAGCGGCGCTGGAGAACGTGGCCAACGCGCACACAAATTGGGGTGCCCGGTTCAGCTTTGATGTTGCAAACACGCCTGACAAGCATGACTGGCCCAGCATTCTCTGGGCGCCGCACGGCATTGTGCATGAGACCCTGTCGGCCCGGCTTTCACCACCGGCTCTGATCGCCGCTCTCGCGGCGCGCCTTGCCGCGTTGCCCAACGTGACCATTTGCCAAGAGCTGGCGCTGACCGGCATTGACCATGAGCGGCGCTTGGCGCGTTTGTCAGACGGATCAAAGCTCCCGTTCGGCCATATTGCGCTCGCCAATGGCGTGGACGCATTCGGGTTTGTCGCCCAAGCCCACGGCGTTCCTGGTCTTGAACTTGGCGGCGCGGTCAAGGGGCAGGCGGCGCTGCTTGATGCCGGTGCGCCGCCCGATCTTCCGCTTGTCTATCATGACGGTGTCTATGTGCTGGTTCACCAGAACGGTCTTGTCGCCATCGGCTCAACCAGCGAACGGGAGTTTGAACAGGCAACCGAAACCGATGAACAGCTCAATGAATTGATCAAGCGCGCACGCAAGCTCTGTCCGCTGATCAAGGACGCGCCCGTGGTCGGGCGATGGGCCAATGTCCGCCCCCGCGCAGCTGGACGCGATCCGATGCTGGGCCCGGTGCCTGCTGCACCCCATGTGCTCGCCATGGCCGGCGGCTTCAAGATCAGCTTCGGGATCGCCCATCGCATGGCCGATTGCCTGATCGCCCGGGTGACCGACACAAAGGGTCCGGATGTTCCCGTCAGCTTCGCGGTGGAAAGCCACGCGGCGAAGGCTGCACAGGCGCAAGCCCGCCCCTGA
- the puuE gene encoding allantoinase PuuE, with protein sequence MYQSDYPRDLIGYGRTPPDPKWPSGAHCAVQFVVNYEEGGESCILDGDPASESLLSEIVGAQPWPGQRSMNMESLYEYGSRAGFWRLWRLFTERNMPVTVYGVALAMQRNPEAVAAMKEADWEIASHGLRWLEYKDFPEAEERRHIAECVRIHTEVTGSRPLGIYQGKPSVNTLRLVMEEGGFAYSADSYADELPYWVEGPKGPHLVVPYTLDANDMRFATPQGFNSGDQFFTYLKDTFDVLMAEGAAGSPKMMSIGLHCRLVGRPGRAAALARFLDYVGSHDKAWVTRRIDIANHWHAHHHPGTGA encoded by the coding sequence ATGTATCAGTCAGACTACCCCCGCGACCTGATCGGCTACGGACGCACCCCGCCGGATCCGAAATGGCCCTCAGGCGCCCATTGCGCGGTGCAATTCGTCGTCAATTATGAAGAAGGTGGTGAAAGCTGCATCCTGGATGGCGATCCGGCGTCCGAGTCCCTGCTCTCCGAGATCGTTGGCGCTCAGCCCTGGCCGGGCCAGCGCAGCATGAACATGGAATCGCTCTATGAATACGGGTCCCGCGCCGGGTTCTGGCGGCTCTGGCGGCTGTTCACCGAGCGCAACATGCCGGTCACGGTCTATGGCGTGGCGCTCGCCATGCAGCGCAATCCGGAAGCCGTGGCGGCGATGAAGGAAGCGGACTGGGAGATCGCCAGTCACGGCCTGCGCTGGCTCGAGTACAAGGATTTCCCGGAAGCGGAAGAACGCCGGCACATCGCCGAATGCGTTCGAATTCACACCGAAGTCACCGGCTCGCGACCTCTCGGCATCTACCAGGGCAAGCCCTCGGTCAACACCTTGCGTCTGGTGATGGAGGAGGGTGGTTTTGCCTATTCAGCCGATTCCTACGCCGATGAGCTGCCCTATTGGGTAGAGGGTCCCAAAGGTCCGCACCTTGTTGTGCCCTACACGCTTGACGCCAACGACATGCGCTTTGCCACCCCGCAGGGCTTCAATTCCGGCGATCAGTTCTTCACCTATCTCAAGGACACGTTCGACGTGCTGATGGCGGAAGGCGCGGCTGGCAGTCCGAAGATGATGTCGATCGGGCTGCACTGCCGGCTTGTTGGGCGTCCCGGACGGGCGGCGGCGCTGGCGCGGTTCCTCGATTATGTCGGCTCCCACGACAAGGCCTGGGTCACACGCCGCATCGACATCGCCAATCATTGGCATGCCCATCACCATCCGGGGACGGGTGCATGA
- the uraD gene encoding 2-oxo-4-hydroxy-4-carboxy-5-ureidoimidazoline decarboxylase, translating into MIERGEFVRLYGGVFEHSPWIAERAYDHGRIAAPLMADALHEALCAEFRAASREERLGVLRAHPDLAGKLAIDGELTAESTAEQAGAGLDRLSADEHARFTELNERYMHDLGFPFIIAVKGLGKDDILKAFEARVANDVNTEFATACAQVERIAGLRIAALLPQESA; encoded by the coding sequence ATGATTGAACGTGGTGAATTTGTCCGGCTCTATGGTGGTGTGTTCGAACATTCCCCCTGGATCGCCGAGCGCGCCTATGATCACGGCCGAATTGCTGCGCCTTTGATGGCAGACGCGCTCCATGAGGCACTGTGCGCCGAGTTCCGCGCAGCCAGCCGGGAAGAGCGCCTTGGTGTCCTCCGGGCACACCCGGATCTGGCCGGAAAGCTTGCCATCGACGGCGAGCTGACCGCAGAATCGACCGCGGAACAGGCTGGCGCCGGGCTCGACCGGCTGAGCGCAGATGAGCATGCCCGTTTCACCGAATTGAACGAGCGCTACATGCATGACCTTGGCTTTCCGTTCATCATTGCGGTCAAGGGGCTCGGCAAGGACGACATACTCAAGGCCTTTGAAGCGCGCGTCGCCAATGACGTGAACACCGAGTTTGCGACCGCCTGCGCGCAGGTGGAGCGGATTGCTGGTCTGCGCATTGCGGCGCTGTTGCCGCAGGAGAGCGCATAG
- a CDS encoding ureidoglycolate lyase translates to MQELKLEQLTPADFAPFGVVLDKDLAEKRMINEGTTERFHALAMADTEAEGGRTILSLFRGQPRVFPYRITMMERHPLGSQAFFPVTNRTWIAVVALDDDGRPGEPRAFRVPGNTGLQYGRNIWHHPLIAVGEPSQFLVMDREGEGDNLEEIGYPAPYVITEP, encoded by the coding sequence ATGCAAGAGCTCAAGCTCGAACAACTGACGCCGGCAGATTTCGCTCCGTTTGGCGTTGTGCTGGACAAGGATCTCGCCGAAAAGCGGATGATCAATGAGGGCACCACCGAGCGCTTTCATGCGCTGGCCATGGCCGATACCGAAGCCGAAGGCGGACGCACCATCCTGTCGCTGTTTCGCGGTCAGCCGCGCGTCTTTCCTTACAGGATCACGATGATGGAGCGGCATCCGCTCGGCAGCCAGGCCTTTTTCCCGGTCACAAACCGGACTTGGATTGCCGTTGTTGCCCTCGATGACGACGGCAGACCGGGCGAGCCGCGCGCATTCCGGGTGCCAGGCAACACTGGTTTGCAGTATGGTCGAAACATCTGGCATCATCCGCTGATCGCGGTTGGTGAGCCGAGCCAGTTTCTGGTGATGGACAGGGAAGGTGAGGGCGACAATCTCGAGGAGATTGGCTATCCCGCCCCTTATGTGATCACTGAACCCTGA
- the uraH gene encoding hydroxyisourate hydrolase, with protein sequence MAAQPLPTGGRLTTHVLDTARGCPAAKLVIELVRVEGQNHRLIKTVRTNSDGRVDGPLLAGPDLAGGVYELVFHAGDYLRGTGETLPDPAFLDVIPIRFGIADTSAHYHVPLLISAYAYSTYRGS encoded by the coding sequence ATGGCCGCCCAACCGCTTCCCACAGGAGGCCGACTGACCACCCATGTGCTTGACACCGCGCGTGGCTGCCCCGCGGCCAAATTGGTGATCGAACTGGTGCGGGTCGAGGGCCAGAACCACCGATTGATCAAGACCGTGAGAACCAATTCCGATGGACGTGTTGACGGTCCGCTGCTTGCGGGCCCTGATCTTGCGGGTGGGGTCTACGAACTGGTGTTTCATGCCGGGGATTATCTGCGCGGTACCGGTGAGACGTTGCCTGATCCGGCATTTCTCGATGTGATCCCGATCCGCTTCGGCATCGCGGACACGAGCGCGCATTATCATGTGCCGCTGCTGATCTCGGCCTATGCCTATTCCACCTATCGCGGCAGCTGA
- the guaD gene encoding guanine deaminase — MTMRLLRGRTLSFVSRPQARDDHQSYVYEEDGALLIAYGKIIAAGTYDSVIGQASDGVETIDHRPHLLMPGFIDPHIHFPQMQVTASYAANLLEWLNTYTFVEEQRFADEAHAKRLAKLFFDELLRQGTTTAVAYCSVHKGSADAYFAEAARRNLLMVGGKVMMDRNAPDALTDTAQSSYDDTKAVIAEWHGQARNHVAITPRFAITSTPAQLEAAGTLAREHPDLLIQTHLSENDAEIAYTLELYPEAKDYTDVYARYGLLTGKMLLGHAIHLSDREMGAIAEAGAIAVHCPTSNLFLGSGLFDLKRLKAHGVRTAIATDIGGGSSYSMLRTLDEAYKIQQLRGHRVPPIESFWQVTRGNAEALGLTDRIGTLEPGSDADIIALDASATPAMDIRMETVTRLEEELFLLQTLGDDRSVRAVYVAGEPVSVD, encoded by the coding sequence ATGACCATGCGGCTGCTGCGTGGCCGGACCTTGAGCTTTGTGTCACGGCCACAGGCACGCGATGACCATCAGAGCTATGTCTATGAGGAAGACGGCGCGCTGCTGATCGCTTATGGCAAGATCATTGCCGCAGGCACCTATGATAGCGTCATCGGCCAGGCATCTGACGGTGTCGAAACTATCGACCACCGCCCGCATCTCTTGATGCCCGGGTTCATTGATCCGCACATCCATTTCCCGCAGATGCAGGTGACGGCGAGCTATGCCGCCAATCTGCTTGAATGGCTCAACACCTACACCTTCGTCGAGGAACAGCGCTTCGCCGATGAGGCTCATGCGAAGCGTCTGGCAAAGCTGTTCTTTGACGAATTGCTGCGTCAGGGCACGACCACGGCCGTTGCCTACTGCTCGGTGCACAAGGGCTCGGCCGACGCCTATTTCGCGGAAGCAGCGCGGCGCAACCTGCTGATGGTCGGCGGCAAGGTGATGATGGACCGCAATGCCCCCGATGCGCTCACAGACACCGCGCAATCAAGCTATGACGACACCAAGGCGGTGATCGCTGAATGGCATGGCCAGGCCCGCAATCATGTGGCGATCACACCACGCTTCGCCATCACCTCGACGCCAGCGCAGCTCGAAGCCGCAGGCACGCTGGCGCGCGAACATCCCGATCTCCTGATCCAGACCCACCTGTCGGAAAATGACGCCGAGATCGCCTACACGCTCGAACTCTACCCCGAAGCCAAGGACTATACCGATGTCTACGCGCGCTACGGGCTGCTGACCGGCAAGATGCTGCTCGGGCACGCCATCCATCTTTCGGACCGCGAGATGGGCGCGATTGCGGAAGCCGGGGCGATTGCCGTGCATTGCCCGACATCCAATCTGTTTCTCGGCTCGGGCCTGTTTGATCTCAAACGCCTCAAGGCGCATGGCGTGCGCACGGCGATCGCCACCGATATTGGCGGCGGCTCAAGCTACTCGATGCTCCGGACGCTCGATGAAGCCTACAAGATCCAGCAATTGCGCGGCCACCGGGTGCCGCCGATCGAGAGTTTCTGGCAGGTGACGCGCGGCAATGCCGAAGCTCTGGGACTGACAGACCGCATCGGCACGCTGGAGCCAGGCAGTGACGCCGACATCATTGCGCTTGATGCATCAGCCACGCCGGCGATGGACATCAGGATGGAGACCGTCACGCGGCTGGAGGAGGAGTTGTTCCTGCTGCAGACGCTGGGCGATGACCGGTCGGTGCGGGCGGTCTACGTCGCAGGCGAACCGGTTTCGGTTGATTGA
- a CDS encoding urate hydroxylase PuuD: MYEYPLVWEWLSFAVRWLHVITAIAWIGSSFYFIALDLGLVQRPGLPAGAYGEEWQVHGGGFYHIQKYLVAPERLPEHLTWFKWESYATWLSGFALLCVVYYAGAELYLIDTNVLDVSAPVAIGISLASIVLGWIIYDVLCKSPIGKSTTGLMVVLFGVLVAMAWGYTQVFTGRAALLHLGAFTATIMSANVAMIIIPNQKVVVADLKAGRTPDPKYGRIAKQRSLHNNYLTLPVIFLMLSNHYPLAFATPYNWLIASLVFLMGVTIRHWFNTVHARKGKPHWTWAATAALFIAVMWLSSLPRSDEAIEESALAPVHQQFIDNAHFQAVSETIMGRCSMCHAAEPFWDGIAHAPKDVKLETEADIARHAREIYLQAGRSHAMPPGNITYIEPEERRLIVAWYESAVAGAADQ, from the coding sequence CTGTATGAGTATCCCTTGGTGTGGGAATGGCTCAGCTTCGCCGTGCGCTGGCTGCATGTGATCACCGCCATTGCATGGATCGGCTCGTCGTTTTATTTCATCGCGCTTGATCTGGGCCTGGTGCAGCGGCCAGGCCTGCCTGCAGGTGCCTATGGCGAGGAATGGCAGGTACATGGCGGCGGGTTCTACCATATCCAGAAATATCTGGTCGCGCCCGAGCGGTTGCCCGAGCACCTGACCTGGTTCAAGTGGGAGAGCTACGCCACCTGGCTGTCGGGCTTTGCGCTGCTGTGCGTGGTCTATTATGCCGGTGCCGAACTCTATCTGATCGACACCAATGTGCTCGACGTCTCCGCACCGGTGGCGATCGGCATTTCGCTGGCTTCGATCGTGCTCGGATGGATCATCTATGATGTGCTGTGCAAATCCCCCATCGGGAAGAGCACGACGGGGCTGATGGTGGTGCTGTTTGGCGTGCTGGTCGCCATGGCATGGGGCTACACCCAGGTCTTCACCGGCCGCGCGGCACTTCTGCATCTGGGCGCGTTCACCGCCACGATCATGAGCGCCAATGTGGCGATGATCATCATCCCCAACCAGAAGGTGGTTGTCGCCGATCTCAAGGCCGGACGGACGCCGGATCCGAAATATGGCCGTATCGCCAAGCAGCGCTCGCTGCACAACAACTACCTCACCCTGCCGGTGATCTTCCTGATGCTGTCGAACCATTATCCGCTGGCCTTCGCCACGCCGTACAACTGGCTGATCGCCTCGCTGGTGTTCCTGATGGGCGTGACCATCCGGCACTGGTTCAACACCGTTCACGCGCGCAAGGGCAAGCCGCACTGGACCTGGGCCGCCACGGCTGCCCTGTTCATTGCGGTAATGTGGCTTTCGAGCCTGCCGCGCAGCGATGAAGCGATTGAAGAGTCGGCGCTCGCGCCGGTGCATCAGCAGTTCATCGACAACGCGCATTTTCAGGCCGTCAGCGAGACCATCATGGGACGTTGCTCGATGTGCCACGCGGCGGAGCCGTTCTGGGACGGCATTGCCCACGCACCGAAAGACGTGAAGCTCGAGACAGAGGCCGACATCGCCCGCCATGCGCGCGAGATCTATCTGCAGGCAGGACGAAGCCATGCGATGCCGCCGGGCAACATCACCTATATCGAGCCCGAGGAACGCCGCCTGATCGTGGCCTGGTACGAATCCGCTGTGGCCGGGGCGGCGGACCAATGA
- the ugpB gene encoding sn-glycerol-3-phosphate ABC transporter substrate-binding protein UgpB, with product MKKFIAAGVFAALMAGVAPATAATQIDFWHAFSGRLGELLDEQVSKFNASQSDYVVVATSKGNYSETLNAGIAAFRAGEQPDILQVFEVGTATMMAAKGAIKPVYEVMAESGLPFDQSAYLAAVTGYYTTTDGEMLSLPYNSSTPVLYVNKDALTAAGLDPEMDLSTWDKVGTALDALKASGSKCPMTTAWQSWVHLENLSAYHNVPFATKDNGFAGLDTELALNGDVQVKHIETFGQWAKDGKFIYSGRRNEGGATFRAGECGLFTESSAGYAGVKNEATFDFAIRPLPYWSEVDGAPQNTIIGGASLWVMEGQTPEEYKGVAAFFNFLSSSDIQAKWHQDTGYLPITMAAYEATKASGFYDENPGTDIAIIQMTGKAPTANSKGLRLGSFDQIRGIIDEELEGVWNGSKTAKEALDSAAVRGDELLRRFEQANR from the coding sequence ATGAAGAAGTTTATCGCTGCCGGCGTTTTCGCCGCTCTGATGGCTGGTGTCGCACCGGCTACCGCCGCAACCCAGATTGATTTCTGGCATGCCTTCTCGGGACGACTCGGAGAGTTGCTCGATGAACAGGTTTCGAAGTTCAACGCGTCGCAGAGCGACTATGTTGTGGTCGCCACCAGCAAGGGCAATTACTCCGAAACCCTCAATGCAGGCATCGCCGCGTTCCGCGCCGGTGAACAGCCTGACATTCTTCAGGTTTTTGAAGTCGGCACCGCCACGATGATGGCCGCCAAGGGCGCCATCAAGCCGGTCTATGAAGTGATGGCCGAATCAGGTCTGCCGTTTGACCAGTCAGCCTATCTCGCAGCCGTCACTGGATACTACACCACCACCGACGGCGAGATGTTGTCGTTGCCCTACAACTCATCGACCCCGGTGCTTTACGTCAACAAGGATGCTCTAACAGCCGCAGGTCTTGATCCGGAAATGGATCTGTCGACCTGGGACAAGGTCGGAACCGCGCTCGATGCGCTCAAGGCGTCGGGTTCCAAATGCCCGATGACGACCGCCTGGCAAAGCTGGGTTCATCTGGAGAACCTCTCCGCCTATCACAATGTGCCCTTTGCCACGAAGGACAACGGCTTTGCCGGTCTGGATACTGAACTGGCACTGAATGGCGACGTTCAGGTCAAGCACATCGAAACCTTCGGTCAGTGGGCGAAGGATGGCAAGTTCATCTATTCGGGCCGCCGCAATGAAGGCGGCGCGACCTTCCGCGCCGGGGAGTGCGGTCTGTTCACCGAATCCTCCGCCGGTTATGCAGGCGTGAAGAATGAAGCCACTTTCGACTTTGCCATCCGGCCGTTGCCTTACTGGAGTGAAGTCGACGGCGCACCGCAGAACACCATCATCGGTGGGGCGTCTCTCTGGGTCATGGAAGGCCAGACCCCGGAAGAGTACAAGGGCGTTGCAGCCTTCTTCAACTTCCTGTCGAGTTCTGACATCCAGGCCAAATGGCATCAGGACACCGGCTACCTGCCAATCACCATGGCCGCTTATGAAGCCACCAAGGCTTCGGGCTTCTATGATGAGAACCCCGGCACGGATATCGCCATCATCCAGATGACAGGCAAGGCTCCGACCGCAAACTCCAAGGGCTTGCGTCTGGGCAGCTTTGACCAGATCCGCGGCATCATCGATGAAGAGCTGGAGGGTGTGTGGAATGGCTCGAAGACCGCAAAGGAAGCGCTCGACTCAGCTGCCGTACGCGGCGATGAGCTGCTCCGCCGTTTCGAGCAGGCCAACCGCTAA
- the ugpA gene encoding sn-glycerol-3-phosphate ABC transporter permease UgpA — protein sequence MEKRVVFDNRWLPYLLVAPQLLVTFVFFFWPAGQAIYQSAFIPDPFGLKTQFVGFGNFEYLFGNRFYRESFFTTAVFSVLVTVSAMCFALWLAVLADRVIKGSGTYRTLLIWPYAVAPAIAGVLWLFMFNPFTGIVAWSLSQFGYDWNHNLDGGQAMALVVAASAWKQISYNFLFFLAGLQAIPKSVIEAAAIDGASFARRFWTIIFPLLSPTTFFLLVVNVIYAFFDTFGVIHTITQGGPQQSTTILVYKVFADGFVGQDLGSSAAQSVVLLVLVGILTVVQFRFIERRVHY from the coding sequence ATGGAAAAGCGCGTCGTATTCGACAACCGTTGGCTGCCCTATCTTCTGGTCGCGCCCCAGTTGCTGGTCACCTTTGTGTTCTTCTTCTGGCCGGCAGGGCAGGCGATCTACCAATCAGCCTTTATCCCGGACCCGTTCGGTCTCAAAACCCAGTTCGTGGGTTTCGGCAATTTCGAGTATCTTTTCGGCAACCGTTTCTACCGTGAATCGTTCTTCACCACCGCCGTCTTTTCGGTGCTGGTGACAGTGTCGGCAATGTGCTTCGCCCTGTGGCTGGCGGTTCTCGCAGACCGCGTCATCAAGGGCTCGGGCACCTATCGGACGCTGCTGATCTGGCCCTATGCCGTGGCCCCGGCGATTGCCGGCGTGCTGTGGCTGTTTATGTTCAACCCGTTCACCGGCATTGTCGCCTGGAGCTTGTCCCAGTTCGGCTATGACTGGAACCACAATCTGGATGGCGGACAGGCCATGGCGCTGGTCGTGGCAGCCTCGGCCTGGAAGCAGATCAGCTACAACTTCCTGTTCTTCCTGGCAGGGTTGCAGGCGATCCCGAAAAGTGTGATCGAGGCCGCCGCGATTGATGGCGCCAGCTTTGCCCGCCGGTTCTGGACCATCATCTTTCCGCTGTTGTCGCCGACCACCTTCTTCCTGCTGGTGGTCAATGTGATCTACGCCTTCTTCGATACATTCGGTGTCATTCACACCATCACCCAGGGCGGGCCGCAACAATCGACCACGATCCTTGTCTACAAGGTTTTTGCCGATGGCTTCGTCGGTCAGGATCTGGGCTCCTCAGCCGCCCAGTCGGTCGTCCTTCTGGTGCTGGTCGGCATTCTCACGGTGGTTCAGTTCCGCTTCATCGAGCGCAGGGTGCATTACTGA
- the ugpE gene encoding sn-glycerol-3-phosphate ABC transporter permease UgpE translates to MVEKRGIGTWFTHAGLILGVAVICFPIWIAFVASTVTQADLVRPPMPMLPGPHFFDNYFEALVTGGNAPVWQMLFNSMVMALGITIGKIVISLLSAYAIVYFRFRFRMIFFWLIFLTLMLPVEVRIVPTYEVVANLGLLNSYTGLILPLIASATATFLFRQLFMTIPDELTEAARVDGAGPMRFFFDILLPMSRTNIAALFVILFIYGWNQYLWPLLITTDPSMNTVIMGIKQMLPTGDQTVEWPVIMATAMLAMLPPVLVVIGMQRLFVKGLVESEK, encoded by the coding sequence ATGGTCGAAAAGCGCGGCATCGGAACCTGGTTCACCCATGCAGGGCTGATCCTCGGTGTGGCAGTGATCTGTTTCCCGATCTGGATTGCCTTTGTTGCCTCAACCGTCACCCAGGCTGATCTGGTCCGCCCGCCAATGCCGATGCTTCCGGGGCCGCATTTCTTTGACAATTACTTCGAGGCGCTGGTCACCGGGGGCAATGCGCCGGTCTGGCAAATGCTGTTCAATTCCATGGTCATGGCGCTGGGGATCACAATCGGAAAGATCGTCATTTCCCTGCTCTCCGCCTATGCCATCGTCTATTTCCGCTTCCGGTTTCGGATGATCTTTTTCTGGCTGATCTTCCTGACCCTGATGCTTCCGGTCGAGGTGCGCATCGTGCCAACTTACGAGGTTGTGGCCAATCTCGGGCTGCTCAACAGCTACACCGGATTGATCCTGCCGTTGATTGCCTCCGCCACGGCCACCTTCCTGTTCCGGCAATTGTTCATGACCATTCCGGACGAGTTGACCGAAGCCGCCCGCGTTGATGGCGCAGGGCCGATGCGCTTCTTCTTCGATATCTTGCTGCCGATGTCGCGCACCAACATCGCGGCACTCTTTGTCATCCTCTTCATCTACGGCTGGAACCAGTATCTCTGGCCGTTGCTGATCACCACCGATCCTTCCATGAACACCGTGATCATGGGCATCAAGCAGATGCTGCCAACGGGCGATCAGACGGTCGAGTGGCCGGTCATCATGGCAACTGCCATGTTGGCGATGCTGCCACCTGTGCTGGTCGTGATCGGCATGCAGAGGCTCTTCGTCAAGGGCCTGGTCGAAAGCGAGAAATGA